One part of the Lotus japonicus ecotype B-129 chromosome 2, LjGifu_v1.2 genome encodes these proteins:
- the LOC130737978 gene encoding uncharacterized protein LOC130737978 isoform X2, translating to METPSGAYKHACIRERLRASKEDGESPTQADIFIETRKSKKGKKVDEETNNVITKLHDLVENCGQSSSEAFKQVFGDERPGRVRCYGRTMTPSVFKRNNEIAEIEKKHAKEVQRLTDKVHDMEAKHEDMERKFQILLRTMLNHTDNAVDLDALAALLLPSDDNGPLHSSTSVHAPNNQEQNDGGMMAEEDDATL from the exons ATGGAGACACCGAGTGGGGCCTATAAGCATGCTTGTATAAGGGAGAGATTG CGTGCAAGCAAAGAGGATGGAGAGAGCCCTACCCAAGCTGATATTTTCATTGAAACTCGTAAAagcaagaaaggaaaaaaggtgGATGAAGAAACAAATAATGTGATT ACAAAACTTCATGACTTGGTTGAAAATTGTGGTCAatcttcttctgaagcttttaAGCAAGTGTTTGGCGACGAAAGACCGGGGAGAGTGCGATGCTACGGGAGAACTATGACACCAAGTGTCTTCAAAAGGAATAATGAAATAGCTGAAATTGAGAAAAAACATGCGAAGGAAGTCCAACGTTTAACTGATAAGGTGCATGACATGGAGGCAAAGCATGAGGACATGGAGcgaaaatttcaaattcttctacGGACCATGCTGAACCATACTGACAACGCAGTTGATTTGGATGCTTTAGCTGCCTTGTTACTCCCCAGTGATGACAATGGCCCTCTACATTCATCTACATCTGTACATGCTCCAAATAATCAAGAG CAAAATGATGGTGGCATGATGGCGGAAGAAGATGATGCTACACTTTGA
- the LOC130737978 gene encoding uncharacterized protein LOC130737978 isoform X1, which translates to MDPPIESASSGSWSSLYAIESSSTKLRSCFNRTCFNRIESSSLCFNRICFNRTESSSLCFNRTCFNRTDSRLILLQSNCVVQLLRASKEDGESPTQADIFIETRKSKKGKKVDEETNNVITKLHDLVENCGQSSSEAFKQVFGDERPGRVRCYGRTMTPSVFKRNNEIAEIEKKHAKEVQRLTDKVHDMEAKHEDMERKFQILLRTMLNHTDNAVDLDALAALLLPSDDNGPLHSSTSVHAPNNQEQNDGGMMAEEDDATL; encoded by the exons ATGGATCCTCCGATTGAATCTGCTTCCTCTGGGTCGTGGAGCTCTCTCTACGCGATCGAATCCTCCTCGACAAAGCTCCGTTCGTGCTTCAATCGAACCTGCTTCAATCGCATTGAATCTTCCTCTCTTTGCTTCAATCGCATCTGCTTCAATCGCACTGAATCTTCCTCTCTTTGCTTCAACCGCACCTGCTTCAATCGCACTGACTCACGTCTCATTCTGCTTCAATCGAACTGTGTCGTTCAACTTCTG CGTGCAAGCAAAGAGGATGGAGAGAGCCCTACCCAAGCTGATATTTTCATTGAAACTCGTAAAagcaagaaaggaaaaaaggtgGATGAAGAAACAAATAATGTGATT ACAAAACTTCATGACTTGGTTGAAAATTGTGGTCAatcttcttctgaagcttttaAGCAAGTGTTTGGCGACGAAAGACCGGGGAGAGTGCGATGCTACGGGAGAACTATGACACCAAGTGTCTTCAAAAGGAATAATGAAATAGCTGAAATTGAGAAAAAACATGCGAAGGAAGTCCAACGTTTAACTGATAAGGTGCATGACATGGAGGCAAAGCATGAGGACATGGAGcgaaaatttcaaattcttctacGGACCATGCTGAACCATACTGACAACGCAGTTGATTTGGATGCTTTAGCTGCCTTGTTACTCCCCAGTGATGACAATGGCCCTCTACATTCATCTACATCTGTACATGCTCCAAATAATCAAGAG CAAAATGATGGTGGCATGATGGCGGAAGAAGATGATGCTACACTTTGA